Proteins found in one Fusobacterium varium genomic segment:
- a CDS encoding ribonuclease J has translation MIRKIKDTETQKKKERSNVTGIKEVKAIKEKIRAIKAGIKELKDDSKKTSKVTTTETKEAKIQKEEKMYVIPLGGLEEVGKNMTVVQYRDEIIIIDSGVTFPDENLLGIDLVIPDFTFLENNKDKVKGLFITHGHEDHIGSIPYLYQKIDKTVPMYGGKLTLALAKSKFENPGFSKELPKMKEVKGRSKVKVGKYFTVEFIKVTHSITDAYALVITTPAGVVFHTGDFKIDLTPVDGEGVDFARLSQIGEQGVDLMLSDSTNSEVEGFTPSERSVGEAFKQEFSKAKGRIIVAAFASHVHRLQQIINTAEEYGRRIAIDGRSLVKVFEIASNLGYLRIPEGMMVSLAEVDSLRDNKVVILCTGTQGEPMAALSRIAKNMHKHIKIKEGDTVIISATPIPGNEKAVSNNINNLLKYDAEVVFKKIAGIHVSGHGSKDEQKLMLNLIRPKYFMPVHGEHKMLKAHKDTAIETGVPKNNIIIAQNGSKVEVTKSAVKIKGKVNAGSTLVDGLGVGDIGNIVLKDRQQLSQDGVVVIVFTLDKETGKIIVGPDIVTRGFVYSKESDDIIKEAIETIKQKLDSMDGNAMKDWTMLKNNTRDIASKYFYNKTKRNPVVLPIIMEV, from the coding sequence GAGCTATAAAAGCTGGAATAAAAGAGTTAAAAGATGACAGTAAAAAAACATCAAAAGTAACTACTACAGAAACAAAGGAAGCTAAAATTCAAAAGGAAGAAAAGATGTATGTTATTCCTCTTGGAGGATTAGAAGAAGTTGGAAAGAATATGACAGTAGTTCAATATAGAGATGAGATAATTATTATTGACTCTGGAGTAACTTTTCCAGACGAAAACTTATTGGGAATAGATTTAGTAATTCCAGATTTTACATTTTTAGAAAATAATAAAGATAAAGTTAAAGGATTATTTATAACACATGGACATGAAGATCATATAGGATCTATTCCATATCTTTATCAAAAAATAGATAAAACAGTTCCAATGTATGGAGGAAAACTAACTCTTGCATTGGCAAAATCTAAATTTGAAAATCCTGGATTTTCAAAGGAACTTCCTAAGATGAAAGAGGTTAAGGGAAGAAGTAAAGTAAAAGTTGGAAAATATTTTACAGTTGAATTTATAAAGGTGACACACTCTATAACAGATGCTTATGCCTTAGTGATAACAACTCCTGCTGGAGTAGTATTCCATACTGGAGATTTTAAAATTGACTTAACTCCAGTAGATGGAGAGGGAGTAGACTTTGCTAGACTTTCTCAAATAGGAGAACAGGGAGTAGATCTAATGCTATCAGATTCAACTAACTCTGAAGTAGAAGGATTTACACCATCAGAAAGAAGTGTAGGAGAAGCATTTAAACAGGAATTTTCCAAGGCTAAGGGAAGAATTATAGTTGCAGCTTTTGCATCTCATGTTCATAGATTACAACAGATTATAAATACTGCTGAAGAGTATGGAAGAAGAATAGCTATTGATGGAAGAAGCTTAGTAAAAGTATTTGAAATAGCATCAAATTTAGGATATTTAAGAATACCTGAGGGAATGATGGTATCTTTAGCTGAAGTAGATAGTCTAAGAGATAATAAAGTAGTAATTCTTTGTACAGGAACTCAAGGAGAGCCAATGGCAGCTCTTTCGAGAATAGCTAAGAATATGCACAAACATATAAAGATAAAAGAAGGAGATACTGTAATAATTTCAGCAACTCCTATTCCAGGGAATGAAAAAGCAGTTTCAAATAATATAAATAATCTGTTAAAATATGATGCAGAGGTTGTATTTAAGAAAATAGCTGGAATTCATGTATCAGGACATGGAAGTAAAGATGAACAAAAACTTATGTTAAATTTGATTAGACCAAAATATTTTATGCCAGTTCATGGAGAACATAAGATGTTAAAGGCACATAAAGATACTGCTATAGAAACTGGAGTACCTAAAAATAATATTATAATTGCACAAAATGGTAGCAAGGTTGAAGTAACAAAATCAGCAGTAAAAATTAAAGGAAAAGTAAATGCAGGATCTACACTTGTTGATGGATTAGGTGTTGGAGATATAGGAAATATTGTTCTTAAAGATAGACAACAACTTTCACAAGATGGAGTTGTAGTAATAGTATTTACTTTAGATAAGGAAACAGGAAAAATTATAGTTGGTCCAGATATTGTTACAAGAGGATTTGTTTATTCAAAAGAGTCAGATGATATAATAAAAGAAGCTATTGAAACAATTAAACAAAAACTAGATAGCATGGATGGAAATGCTATGAAAGATTGGACAATGTTAAAAAATAATACTAGAGATATAGCATCAAAATATTTTTATAATAAAACAAAGAGAAACCCAGTAGTACTACCAATAATAATGGAAGTTTAA
- the yhbY gene encoding ribosome assembly RNA-binding protein YhbY — translation MSLTSKQRSFLRKQAHDLEPLVRIGKDGVTENLIQSILEAINSREILKVKILQNCEKEKEEILEELSARDEFEVVGLIGRTIILYRENIDKPVISLEVKGIR, via the coding sequence ATGTCATTAACAAGCAAACAAAGATCATTTTTAAGAAAACAAGCACATGATTTAGAACCATTAGTAAGAATTGGAAAAGATGGAGTAACAGAAAATCTAATTCAAAGTATACTTGAAGCTATAAACTCAAGAGAGATTTTAAAAGTAAAAATTCTTCAAAACTGTGAAAAAGAGAAAGAAGAGATATTAGAAGAGTTATCAGCTAGAGATGAATTTGAAGTTGTTGGATTAATAGGAAGAACAATTATTTTATATAGAGAAAATATAGATAAACCAGTGATCTCTTTAGAAGTAAAAGGAATAAGATAA
- a CDS encoding divergent PAP2 family protein, with translation MNPGIILNNRVLDVVFIAWFIAQFYKVLTSIFKKGKLDITRMWDTGGMPSSHSSTVSCLVTSIAIKYGISSDLFAITIIFAGIVMYDAAGIRRAAGKQAGVINSLIEKIPLFIGKAQYNKHFSKEKEAKLKELLGHTPFEVLVGCILGIIIGLLFRRYLQG, from the coding sequence ATGAATCCCGGAATTATATTGAATAATAGAGTTTTAGATGTTGTGTTTATAGCATGGTTTATAGCTCAATTTTATAAAGTGTTAACAAGTATCTTTAAAAAGGGAAAGCTTGATATAACAAGAATGTGGGATACTGGCGGAATGCCAAGTTCCCATAGTTCTACTGTATCTTGTTTAGTAACAAGTATAGCTATAAAATATGGAATCAGCAGTGACCTTTTTGCTATAACAATTATTTTTGCTGGAATAGTAATGTATGATGCTGCTGGAATTAGAAGAGCAGCAGGAAAACAAGCTGGAGTCATAAATTCACTTATAGAAAAAATACCATTATTTATTGGAAAAGCACAGTATAACAAGCATTTTAGTAAAGAGAAGGAAGCTAAATTAAAAGAACTTTTAGGGCACACACCATTTGAAGTGTTAGTAGGATGTATTTTAGGAATAATTATTGGATTGCTCTTTAGAAGGTATCTACAGGGGTAA
- a CDS encoding 1-deoxy-D-xylulose-5-phosphate synthase, whose translation MENLKKANVEELEKKAEEIRKTLIETVSKNGGHLAPNLGVVELTLCLHKVFDFTKDKLLFDVGHQAYVHKILTDRGERFSTLRQRHGIGPFMDPKESSYDPYISGHAGTALSAGAGIAMADPNRKVIVVVGDASISNGHSLEALNNMSGKLKNLIIILNDNEMSIGKNVGSLSKFFGKLMVSEKYMNLRDDVKNIISKLRIINRVSSTLERVEFSVKNFFLPLSILESFGLKFLGVLDGHNINELVETFEKVKEMEGPIFIHIKTQKGKGYSFAEKDKEKFHGIAPFNMETGATTSKVKTYSSIFGEEMVKLGEEDESIYTISAGMVKGTGLGDFFKKFENRAIDVGIAEGHAVTFAGGLASMGKKPYVAIYSTFIQRGFSQLIHDISIQKLPVRFIVDRAGIVGEDGKTHNGLYDVSMFTTIPNYTVIAPTTSQELVDALEISKDFNSGPLVIRIPRENEFFIENDEKFQIGKWKEIKKGKKNLFIATGSMLKEILNIDEELKERGIDGTIVSAGSIKPFDEKYLIDNLEKYDNIFVLEEAYEVNSFGSSILDFVNSNGIDKKIYKIGIATPIIPHGKRDELLKEFGLRGENLIKRIEEKIDAVKK comes from the coding sequence ATGGAGAATTTAAAAAAAGCAAATGTAGAAGAACTTGAAAAAAAAGCTGAAGAGATAAGAAAAACTTTAATAGAAACTGTAAGTAAAAATGGAGGACATTTAGCTCCTAACTTAGGAGTTGTAGAACTTACTCTATGTTTACATAAAGTTTTTGATTTTACAAAGGATAAATTACTTTTTGATGTAGGACACCAAGCATATGTGCATAAAATTTTAACAGATAGAGGGGAGAGATTCTCAACTTTAAGACAGAGACATGGAATTGGACCATTTATGGATCCTAAAGAGAGTTCATACGATCCATATATCTCAGGACATGCTGGGACAGCTTTATCAGCTGGAGCAGGAATAGCTATGGCTGATCCAAATAGAAAAGTAATAGTTGTAGTAGGGGATGCTTCTATTTCTAATGGACATTCACTTGAAGCCTTAAATAATATGAGTGGAAAGCTAAAAAATTTGATTATTATATTAAATGATAATGAGATGTCTATAGGAAAAAATGTAGGCTCTCTTTCTAAATTTTTTGGAAAATTAATGGTAAGTGAAAAATATATGAATCTTAGAGATGATGTAAAAAATATCATCAGTAAATTAAGAATAATTAATAGAGTTTCTTCAACATTGGAAAGAGTTGAATTTTCTGTAAAAAATTTCTTTTTACCTTTAAGTATATTAGAAAGTTTTGGATTAAAATTTTTAGGAGTATTAGATGGACATAATATAAATGAATTAGTAGAAACTTTTGAAAAGGTTAAAGAGATGGAGGGACCGATCTTTATTCACATAAAAACTCAAAAGGGAAAAGGTTATTCCTTTGCAGAGAAGGATAAAGAGAAGTTTCATGGAATAGCTCCATTTAATATGGAAACAGGAGCAACAACTTCTAAAGTGAAAACATACTCTAGTATCTTTGGTGAAGAGATGGTTAAGCTTGGAGAAGAGGACGAAAGTATCTATACAATCTCTGCTGGAATGGTAAAAGGTACAGGATTAGGAGACTTTTTCAAGAAATTTGAAAATAGAGCTATAGATGTAGGAATAGCAGAGGGACATGCAGTAACTTTTGCTGGTGGATTGGCATCAATGGGGAAAAAGCCATATGTAGCTATCTACTCTACTTTTATACAAAGAGGCTTTAGTCAACTTATCCACGATATCTCTATTCAAAAATTACCAGTAAGATTTATAGTAGATAGAGCTGGAATTGTAGGAGAAGATGGAAAAACTCACAATGGGCTTTATGATGTTTCAATGTTTACAACAATACCGAATTATACAGTGATAGCACCTACAACTTCACAAGAGTTAGTAGACGCTCTAGAGATATCTAAAGACTTTAATTCAGGACCATTAGTTATAAGAATACCTAGAGAGAATGAGTTTTTTATTGAAAATGATGAAAAATTCCAAATAGGAAAATGGAAAGAGATAAAAAAAGGAAAGAAAAATCTTTTTATAGCAACAGGAAGTATGCTAAAAGAGATTTTAAATATAGATGAAGAGTTAAAAGAAAGAGGAATTGATGGAACAATAGTTAGTGCTGGTTCTATTAAGCCTTTTGATGAAAAATATTTGATAGATAATTTAGAAAAATATGATAATATATTTGTATTGGAAGAAGCTTATGAAGTTAATTCTTTTGGAAGTAGTATATTAGATTTTGTAAATAGTAATGGAATTGATAAAAAAATATATAAGATAGGGATTGCAACACCTATAATTCCACACGGAAAAAGAGACGAGCTTTTAAAAGAATTTGGTTTAAGAGGAGAAAATTTAATTAAAAGAATTGAGGAAAAAATAGATGCAGTTAAAAAATAA
- a CDS encoding HD domain-containing protein has protein sequence MQLKNKKALAFIENLLDLEMVKDLELFDDQGVKVSTHTYDVLKISIDELKRDYRSFTEAKQRVDFFAMTIGIIIHDLSKGSIRKTEEKFSHSQMMLKKPEYITKEADRVLKEIEEKLDVEINDAIRKNIIHIVLSHHGKWGKIQPNSKEAHIVHRADMYSAKYHRINPIGADKILELMAQGMQLEEISVKLNCTQGVIKDRLKRAKQELNFKNTKQLINYYKKNKKIPIGDNFFIQRVRETEKLKRMVDRKGFKNIMLENPLIPYFRDDEIFKKKELEKTEPNGKK, from the coding sequence ATGCAGTTAAAAAATAAAAAAGCATTAGCTTTTATTGAAAATCTTTTAGATTTAGAAATGGTAAAAGATTTGGAGCTTTTTGATGATCAGGGAGTAAAAGTATCTACTCATACATATGATGTTTTAAAGATCTCAATAGATGAATTAAAAAGAGATTATAGAAGTTTTACAGAGGCAAAACAGAGAGTAGATTTCTTTGCAATGACTATTGGAATAATTATTCATGATTTGAGTAAAGGAAGTATAAGAAAGACAGAAGAGAAATTTTCACACTCTCAAATGATGTTAAAAAAGCCAGAATATATAACTAAAGAGGCTGATAGAGTTTTAAAAGAGATAGAGGAAAAATTAGATGTTGAAATAAATGATGCTATTAGAAAAAATATAATTCATATAGTTTTATCACACCATGGAAAATGGGGAAAAATTCAACCTAATAGTAAAGAGGCTCATATAGTTCATAGAGCTGATATGTATTCAGCTAAGTATCATAGAATAAATCCTATTGGAGCAGATAAAATATTGGAGCTTATGGCTCAAGGAATGCAATTGGAAGAGATAAGTGTAAAATTAAATTGTACTCAAGGGGTTATAAAAGATAGGCTAAAAAGAGCTAAACAAGAATTAAATTTTAAAAATACAAAGCAGTTAATAAATTATTATAAGAAAAATAAAAAAATTCCAATAGGAGATAACTTTTTTATTCAAAGAGTTAGAGAGACAGAAAAATTAAAAAGAATGGTAGATAGAAAAGGATTTAAAAATATTATGCTGGAAAATCCTTTAATTCCATATTTTAGAGATGATGAGATTTTTAAGAAAAAAGAATTAGAGAAAACAGAACCTAATGGGAAAAAATAG